GCGACGACAGCGAACAGCGCGCCGCCGCGCCGGAACCCCGCGCCGAGGCGCCCGTCCAGCCCGAGCGCCGCCACGATCGGCCCGCGCGCGAGGAGCGTCGCGACGACCGGCGCGACGACCGCCGGGGCGAGCGCGGCGGTCATGACCGCCACGAGCGCCGCGAGGATCGCCGCACCGACCGCCATCCGGTGATGGGCATGGGCGATCACATGCCCGAGTTCATGACCCGGACCTTCCGCCCCGGCTTCCTGGAGCCGGCCGAGGAAACCCCGGTGGTCGAGGCCGAGGATCTGGCGCCGGTGCCGGCGGAAACCGCCCCGGCGACCGAGGCCACCCCGGCCGCCGAGGCACCCGCGCCGGCCGAAAAGCCCAAGCGCAGCCGCAGCCGCAAGGCCAAGCCCGCGCCGGAAGCGGCCCCCGAAGCCGCCGCCGAACCGGCCCCCGCCGAGGCAGCGCCCGAGCCCGTGACCGAGGCGACGCCTGAGGCCGTGCCTCAGCCGGCGGCCGAGGCCTCGACCGAAGCGGCAATGCCGGAAAAGCCGGTGCGCCAGCGCAAGCCGCGCGCCACCAAGGCCAAGGCCGCCGCGACCGAGCCGGAAACCGCCCCCGAGGCTCCGGACAGTACCGCAGCCCCGGCCGAAGAGCCCGCCGAAGCCGCCGAGAAGCCGGCCAGGAAGCCCGCGAAGCCGCGCGCGCCGCGCAAGTCCCGCGCCAAGGCCCAACCCGCCGAGGCGCCGGCCGAGACCGCGCCTGAGGCCGAAGCCGAGGCGCCGCAGGCCGACACCGTCCCCAGCCCGGACGATACGGCGGCCGACGCCTGAGGCGCGCCATGGCGGCGGCAGCCGTGCCGACCCCCGCAAGACCGGGGCGCCCGTCCTGGGCGGCGCTCGCGCTTGACCTGATCCTTGGCGCCGGCGCGGCGCTGGGACAGGCCCCCTGGGGTCTCTGGCCGCTGACCGTGCTGGCGCTGGCCACGCTTTGCTGGCGCATCGCCCGCGCGCCCGGCCCGCGGCCCGCCGCCTGGCACGCCTTCGCGGCCGGTCTTGGCCATTTCGCGCTGGCCATGTCCTGGATCGTCGAGCCCTTCCTGGTCGAACCCGAGATCTATGGCTGGATGGCCCCCTTCGCCCTGGCGCTGATGGCGGCCGGCGCGGCACTGTTCTGGACCCTGCCCGCCTGGGCCGCCGCAAGGCTGACCCCGGGCTTTCCCCGGCAGGGGCTGGTCTTTGCGGCGCTGATCGTGCTGTCGGATTGGCTGCGCGGCTGGATCTTCACCGGCCTGCCCTGGACGCTGACCGGCCATGTCTGGATCGGCACCCCGGCCGCGCAACTGGCGGCAACATTCGGCGCCATCGGCCTCTCGGGCCTGACTATGCTGGCGGCGGCGCTGCCGCTCGCCTTCTGGCGCGGTCCCGCGCGGCAGCTGCGAGGGGCCGTGCCGGGCACGATCCTGTCGGCGCTCGTCATCGCAACCGCCCTCAGCGCCGGCCTGGCACGGCTCGCGCGTCCGCTGCCGCCCGACACCGCCATCCAGCTGCGCCTGATCCAGCCCGACGCCACCCAGGCGCTGAAATGGGACCCCTATTGGTCCGAGGTCTTCTTCCGCCGCCTCCTCGACCTTTCCGCCGCCCGCGAGCCCGGCCGGCCGGCACCCGACGCGGTGATCTGGCCCGAGACGGCGGTGAACTTCCTGCTCGACCAGTCCGGCACCGCGCCGCAGGAGATCGCCGGCTTCGCCGGCGCGCCGGTGATCCTCGGCATCCAGCGCAGCGAAGGCCAGCGCTATTTCAACAGCCTGACCGAGTTCTCGGCACGCGGCATCGGCCCGGTCTATGACAAGTTCCACCTCGTTCCCTTCGGCGAATACACCCCCTGGGGCGACCTGATGGCGCGCTTCGGCGTCCGGGCCTTCGCCGCGCAGCACGGTTTCGGCTATTCCGCCGGTCCCGGCCCGCGGCTTCTCGACCTGCCCGGCCTGCCCCGGATGCAGCCGCTGATCTGCTATGAGGCGATCTTCTCGCGCCACCTGATCGCGGGCGAGACGCGGCCGGCCTGGCTGCTGCAGGTGACGAACGACGCCTGGTTCGGCGCGCTCTCGGGGCCCTGGCAGCACCTGGCGCAGGCACGGCTGCGCGCCATCGAATCCGGCTTGCCGCTGATGCGCGCGGCGAACACCGGCGTCTCGGCGGTCATCGACGCCCGCGGCGGTCTGCGCGCCACGCTGGGGCTGAACCGCGCCGGCCGCATCGACGCGGCGCTGCCCGGCGCACTGCCGCCCACGCCCTGGGCGCGCTGGGGCGACGGGCCGGCGCTGGCCCTGGTGCTGGCGGCCCTGGCCCTGGCCGCGCGGCGGCGTCATCAGCACGGTTGACGGCAACCGGGGCGTGATCTATCGCTGAGCGTTGACCGCCACAACGGCTTCCTGGCGTGGCGGCGTCATTCAACGGAGCACCTTCATGGCCAGACAGAACTACGTGTTCACCTCGGAATCCGTATCCGAGGGGCATCCCGACAAATTGTGCGACCAGATTTCCGACGCGGTGCTGGACGCGCTCCTGGCCGAGGACCCGGCCGCCCGCGTCGCCTGCGAGGCCTTCGCCACCACCGGCACCGTGGTGATCGGCGGCGAGATCGGCCTGACCGACCAGAAGAAGCTGGGCGAATACATGGGCCGGGTGACGCAGATCGCCCGCGACACCATCCACGACATCGGCTACGAGCAGGAAAAGTTCCACTGGAACACCTGCCACGTCCACAATTACCTGCACGAGCAATCCGCCCATATCAGCCAGGGCGTCGACCGCGACGGCGCCGGCGACCAGGGCATCATGTTCGGCTATGCCGTGGACGAGACGCCCGAACTGATGCCGGCGCCGATCCAATATGCCCATGCCATCCTGCGCCGCCTGGCCGAGGCCCGCAAATCCGGCGCCGAACCGATGCTGGGCCCGGATGCGAAATCCCAGCTGTCGCTGCGCTACGAGAACGGCAAGCCGGTCGAGGTGACCAGCCTGGTGCTCTCGCACCAGCACAAGGACGAGGCGCAGACATCGGACGACATCCGCGCCATCGTCGAGCCCTATATCCGCGAGGTCCTGCCCGCCGACTGGTTGACCGAGCGCACCGAATGGTGGGTGAACCCGACCGGCACCTTCGTCATCGGCGGCCCCGACGGCGACGCCGGCCTGACCGGACGCAAGATCATCGTCGACACCTATGGTGGCGCGGCGCCGCACGGCGGCGGCGCCTTCTCGGGCAAGGACCCGACCAAGGTCGACCGCTCGGCCGCCTATGCCGCGCGCTACCTGGCCAAGAACGTCGTCGCGGCCGGGCTGGCACGGCGTTGCGTAATCCAGCTTTCCTATGCCATCGGCGTGGCGAAGCCGCTGTCGATCTATGCCGACACCTTCGGCACCTCGGACGTCCCCGAGGCCGAGATCGAAC
This portion of the Paracoccus sp. N5 genome encodes:
- the lnt gene encoding apolipoprotein N-acyltransferase → MAAAAVPTPARPGRPSWAALALDLILGAGAALGQAPWGLWPLTVLALATLCWRIARAPGPRPAAWHAFAAGLGHFALAMSWIVEPFLVEPEIYGWMAPFALALMAAGAALFWTLPAWAAARLTPGFPRQGLVFAALIVLSDWLRGWIFTGLPWTLTGHVWIGTPAAQLAATFGAIGLSGLTMLAAALPLAFWRGPARQLRGAVPGTILSALVIATALSAGLARLARPLPPDTAIQLRLIQPDATQALKWDPYWSEVFFRRLLDLSAAREPGRPAPDAVIWPETAVNFLLDQSGTAPQEIAGFAGAPVILGIQRSEGQRYFNSLTEFSARGIGPVYDKFHLVPFGEYTPWGDLMARFGVRAFAAQHGFGYSAGPGPRLLDLPGLPRMQPLICYEAIFSRHLIAGETRPAWLLQVTNDAWFGALSGPWQHLAQARLRAIESGLPLMRAANTGVSAVIDARGGLRATLGLNRAGRIDAALPGALPPTPWARWGDGPALALVLAALALAARRRHQHG
- the metK gene encoding methionine adenosyltransferase, producing MARQNYVFTSESVSEGHPDKLCDQISDAVLDALLAEDPAARVACEAFATTGTVVIGGEIGLTDQKKLGEYMGRVTQIARDTIHDIGYEQEKFHWNTCHVHNYLHEQSAHISQGVDRDGAGDQGIMFGYAVDETPELMPAPIQYAHAILRRLAEARKSGAEPMLGPDAKSQLSLRYENGKPVEVTSLVLSHQHKDEAQTSDDIRAIVEPYIREVLPADWLTERTEWWVNPTGTFVIGGPDGDAGLTGRKIIVDTYGGAAPHGGGAFSGKDPTKVDRSAAYAARYLAKNVVAAGLARRCVIQLSYAIGVAKPLSIYADTFGTSDVPEAEIERAIARAMDLTPRGIREHLELCRPIYRRTAAYGHFGRAPEADGGFSWERTDLADALRREL